A genomic window from Salvia miltiorrhiza cultivar Shanhuang (shh) chromosome 5, IMPLAD_Smil_shh, whole genome shotgun sequence includes:
- the LOC131025458 gene encoding uncharacterized protein LOC131025458 — protein MSRNYDNRERLVAAVVKREQIWKLCHQDSISTICASDYSSDLELGLPLSLGSFHITATFDLVQHLNYGKTDLVQLLRDVQVSDQQCFRSGSRAVIKLMDTASITKYEFEQHMIVLRDCKHENVATPWAYHLSEERKLMVYDYYSQGSVFDMFRGNGSRPDWESRVRIAERVA, from the exons ATGTCTAGGAATTACGACAACAGGGAGAGGCTGGTGGCGGCGGTGGTGAAGAGAGAGCAGATTTGGAAACTCTGTCATCAAGATTCTATCTCCACCATCTGCGCCTCTGACTACTCATCAGATCTAGAATTGGGTTTGCCACTTTCACTTGGGAGCTTCCACATTACTGCTACTTTCGATTTGGTTCAACACCTCAACTATGGGAAAACGGATCTGGTTCAACTGTTGCGGGATGTGCAGGTGTCGGACCAACAATGTTTTCGTTCGGGAAGTAGAGCCGTCATCAAGTTAATGGATACTGCAAGCATAACAAAATATGAATTCGAGCAGCATATGATTGTGTTGAGAGATTGTAAGCATGAAAATGTGGCCACACCATGGGCGTACCACTTGTCTGAGGAGAGGAAGCTCATGGTCTATGATTACTATAGCCAGGGAAGTGTGTTTGATATGTTTCGAG GAAATGGAAGTAGGCCTGATTGGGAAAGCCGCGTGAGAATTGCGGAGAGAGTGGCTTAG
- the LOC130985505 gene encoding uncharacterized protein LOC130985505, translating into MAPARKKVVIEGSVSCVYCVMEGGPGSVIKTDLLPGAVVKLQCNNSRKGSWEEQTKTGGKGDFSFTPVKVSSRGAHKCRVFLVSSPRGVCPLIISDGAVLKPAPPNATSPFQLFTLQPLYFYPAPYTCL; encoded by the exons ATGGCTCCGGCGAGGAAGAAGGTGGTTATTGAGGGGTCTGTGAGTTGCGTGTATTGCGTGATGGAGGGGGGGCCCGGATCAGTCATCAAAACCGACCTTCTTCctg GTGCGGTGGTGAAACTGCAATGCAACAACTCGAGGAAGGGCAGTTGGGAGGAGCAGACGAAGACGGGCGGCAAGGGCGATTTCTCCTTCACGCCGGTGAAGGTGAGCAGTCGGGGGGCCCACAAGTGCCGGGTCTTCTTAGTCTCCTCTCCCAGAGGTGTCTGCCCACTCATCATCTCCGACGGTGCTGTCTTGAAACCAGCCCCACCAAACGCCACCTCCCCCTTTCAGCTCTTCACTCTTCAACCTCTCTATTTCTATCCCGCTCCCTACACTTGCCTATGA
- the LOC130985506 gene encoding transcription factor bHLH162-like translates to MDHQNPSCSRADRKTIEKNRRNEMKALYTNLNSLIPPQSHSRPREMVSLPDQLEAATNYIKMQQAKLEKLKQKKNCLVWSKGGPNNLPNIDFRVSGSALEVVLITGLNCQFMFTRIIHLLHEEAAEVVAATFSVLDNTVFHTIHAKIGDQSAQNHGAAGISERLKKFAYDCI, encoded by the exons ATGGATCATCAAAACCCTAGTTGTTCGAGAgcagacagaaaaaccatagaGAAAAACCGGAGAAATGAGATGAAGGCCCTCTACACCAACCTCAACTCTCTAATTCCTCCTCAATCCCATTCCCGACCTAGG GAAATGGTTTCGTTGCCGGATCAGCTGGAAGCAGCGACGAACTACATAAAGATGCAGCAGGCTAAGTTGGAGAAGCTGAAACAGAAGAAAAACTGCCTTGTTTGGAGCAAAGGAGGGCCTAATAATTTACCAAACATCGATTTTCGTGTATCGGGTTCAGCCCTAGAAGTGGTGCTCATAACTGGACTTAATTGCCAATTCATGTTCACTCGAATCATACATTTGCTGCATGAAGAAGCCGCTGAAGTTGTCGCCGCTACTTTCTCTGTACTCGACAACACCGTTTTCCACACTATTCATGCCAAG ATTGGAGATCAGTCTGCACAGAATCATGGAGCTGCGGGGATTTCCGAGAGATTGAAGAAATTTGCGTACGACTGTATTTAG